The Thermodesulfovibrionales bacterium nucleotide sequence TGCATTTGTCCGGGACTATCCGGTACTCGATAAGCGAGGCGCATCTCCCGTCCGGACAGCGGCCCTCGATATGCTCCCTGTAGAGGCCGGTCTCCATCCAGTCGAGGATAAACTTCGCGGTGTCTTTGCCCTTCTTGCACATCGAGGCTTCAAGCATCTCTCCCGCTATCCGGCTCAGGGCGAATAGGTCGCCTTCCAACCCTTTCCCTTCAATGAGATGCGAGAGCCGTATCCTCGCCTCGTAGCTGCCCATGGCGCAGGGAAAACACCTGCCGCACATCGGGCCCGAGAGGAATTCCGTGATATAGAAAAAGGCCTTTTGGACAGGACAGGTCTTCTCCTCGGCCAGCGTTTTTATCTCTTCTACCTTCAGCTCTTTTCTTTCCATCGTATCTTTTTCGGTCATGCCTCGGCTCCTAATAAATGTCCTCTGCCATATAGATGACTTCCGGCAGCAGGTAGGAAACGAGGTCTCTGTAGGAGATCATCCCGACAATCTTCTCATCTTCCATGACCGGCAGGTGCCTGATTTTCTTCTCGGACATTACCGTAATTGCGACGCTGATGTCCGTCGACGAATCAAGTACCAGAGGATTCGGTGTCATCACTTTTTCGATCGTATCGTCCTTGAAAGAGATATTCTTCGTAAAGCAATGCATGATGTCCCTCTCCGTGAATATCCCTGCCAATTTCTTGTCATTGTCGTAAACGAGGATAGAACCCACATTGTTCCCGTCCATGACCGTGACCGCATCGGCAACGATGCATGTCGTCGTGCAGGTGACGACCTTCGACGGTTTTGCCGCCAGCACATCCTTCAGTGTCATCTTCGCTCTCCTTTCAAGCACCTCGATTTTTTCAGGAGGTACCCTAAACTGCTCTTCAAGTTTCACCACGCTCTGCTTCCTCATCTTGACCGCCCCGATAGGGCAGGCGAGAAAACAGGCCTTACATTTTGTGCAGGAATCCTGGTCGATGAAGTAATGTTCCCTTGTCTCCTTCACCGCGCCAAAGGCACAGGCCTGCTTGCAGAGGCCGCAGCTGAAGCACTCGGCGGTGTTTATGGCAAAGACGCCCATACCACGGCAGACATTCGCCCTGCAGAATTTGCCGTAAATATGCTCCTCGTATTCATCCCTGAAATACTTTATCGTACTGAGGACCGGATTGGGCGCGGACTGACCGAGGCCGCAGAGGGAGCCCCTCTGGATGAGTTTTCCGAGTGCGATGAGCCTCTCAAGGTCTCCGTGCTCACCCAGACCGCAGGTAATTTTTTCGAGGATCTCGAGCATCTGGTATGTGCCGATGCGGCAGGGAGGACATTTCCCGCACGACTCCGATTGTGTGAAGGAGAGGAAGTATTTCGCGACGTCCACGATGCAGGTATCCTCATCCATGACGACCATTCCGCCCGACCCCATCATCGAACCGACCTTCGAGAGGGAGTCGAAATCAACGGGGATGTCGAGCCGACTCGCCGGGATACAGCCTCCTGAAGGACCACCTGTCTGGACGGCCTTTATCTGCTTATCGTTCAGTATCCCGCCCCCTATATCGAAGATGATCTCCCGCAGGGTCATGCCCATCGGCACCTCGACGAGTCCGGTATTCTTCACCTTCCCCGTCAGGGCAAAGACCTTTGTTCCCGGAGACGTGACCGTTCCGATCGACCGGAACCAGTCGGCCCCCTTCTCGATAATCGGCGGAACGCAGGCGTAAGTCTCGATATTGTTCAGGTTGCTCGGGTAACCCCAGACTCCGCCGCCGGGCTCGGACAGCCTCGGCGGACGCGGCCTCGGGAATCCCCGCTCTCCCTCAATGGAAGCGATAAGGGCCGTCGACTCACCGCAGACAAACGCGCCCGCCCCTTCCCTCACATCGAGGTGAAAGCTGAAATCGGTACTGAGAATGTTCTTGCCGAGCAGTCCCATCGCCTCGGCCTGCCGTATCGCATGCTTGAGGTTCTTTACCGCTAAGGGATATTCGTGCCTCACGTAAACAAATCCGTATCCTGCGCCGATAGCATATGCGCAGAGGAGCATTCCCTCAAAGAGGCTGTGGGGGTCTCCCTCCATGATAGACCTGTCCATGAACGCGCCGGGGTCGCCCTCGTCTCCATTGGCTATGACGAATTTTATGTCGCCTGGCGCGCTTCTCGTGTGATGCCATTTCTGACCGGCCGGGAATCCCGCCCCCCCTCTCCCCCTTAACATCGCCCTGTCGATCTCATGGAGAACATCGTCGGGACTCATCGAAGAAAGCGCCTTCTCGAGAGCCGCATATCCACCCACAGCGATATAGTGATGGATATTCGTGGGGTCTATCTTGTCATTGTTTCTCAAGGCGATTCTCACCTGTTTCTTGTAGAAGGGGAGATCGAGCATCTCCGTCGTCGGGTCGCTCATGAAATCTTCTCTATAGAGGGCCTGCCGGTAAGGGGTCCGGCTCATGAACGTATAGTTTATGAGCG carries:
- a CDS encoding NADH-ubiquinone oxidoreductase-F iron-sulfur binding region domain-containing protein: LINYTFMSRTPYRQALYREDFMSDPTTEMLDLPFYKKQVRIALRNNDKIDPTNIHHYIAVGGYAALEKALSSMSPDDVLHEIDRAMLRGRGGAGFPAGQKWHHTRSAPGDIKFVIANGDEGDPGAFMDRSIMEGDPHSLFEGMLLCAYAIGAGYGFVYVRHEYPLAVKNLKHAIRQAEAMGLLGKNILSTDFSFHLDVREGAGAFVCGESTALIASIEGERGFPRPRPPRLSEPGGGVWGYPSNLNNIETYACVPPIIEKGADWFRSIGTVTSPGTKVFALTGKVKNTGLVEVPMGMTLREIIFDIGGGILNDKQIKAVQTGGPSGGCIPASRLDIPVDFDSLSKVGSMMGSGGMVVMDEDTCIVDVAKYFLSFTQSESCGKCPPCRIGTYQMLEILEKITCGLGEHGDLERLIALGKLIQRGSLCGLGQSAPNPVLSTIKYFRDEYEEHIYGKFCRANVCRGMGVFAINTAECFSCGLCKQACAFGAVKETREHYFIDQDSCTKCKACFLACPIGAVKMRKQSVVKLEEQFRVPPEKIEVLERRAKMTLKDVLAAKPSKVVTCTTTCIVADAVTVMDGNNVGSILVYDNDKKLAGIFTERDIMHCFTKNISFKDDTIEKVMTPNPLVLDSSTDISVAITVMSEKKIRHLPVMEDEKIVGMISYRDLVSYLLPEVIYMAEDIY
- a CDS encoding NADH-ubiquinone oxidoreductase-F iron-sulfur binding region domain-containing protein, whose translation is MTEKDTMERKELKVEEIKTLAEEKTCPVQKAFFYITEFLSGPMCGRCFPCAMGSYEARIRLSHLIEGKGLEGDLFALSRIAGEMLEASMCKKGKDTAKFILDWMETGLYREHIEGRCPDGRCASLIEYRIVPDKCTMCGLCRDACNYSAIFGEKKKPFLSGYLPFEIRRKKCVKCDACRNVCPEEAIIVVGAKSGEPVGV